In a single window of the Bacillus clarus genome:
- a CDS encoding thioredoxin family protein, which produces MKRFQTLEELVAYIKEQQLVLLFIKTENCGVCDVMLRKVNYVLEDYDYVKKVEILLQDMQEISGQYLVFTGPTILLFHEGKEILRESRFISLENIERVLQLFER; this is translated from the coding sequence ATGAAAAGATTCCAAACATTAGAAGAATTAGTAGCATATATTAAAGAACAACAATTGGTACTTCTATTTATTAAAACCGAAAATTGCGGTGTTTGTGATGTAATGTTAAGGAAAGTAAATTATGTATTAGAGGATTACGATTATGTGAAGAAAGTAGAGATTTTACTACAAGACATGCAAGAGATTTCAGGTCAATATTTAGTATTTACAGGACCAACGATTCTATTATTTCATGAAGGAAAAGAGATTCTTCGTGAATCGCGATTTATTTCACTTGAAAATATAGAGAGAGTACTGCAACTATTCGAAAGATAA
- a CDS encoding ectonucleotide pyrophosphatase/phosphodiesterase, translating into MNKPLTNRVIILSFDCLSALDFPILQKLPHFQYLINKGAIAKKVEPIYPSVTYPSHTTIVTGNYPNKHGVVNNTLLQPGRESPDWHWYRKSINGTTLYDEAHKANLTTAALLWPVTGRAKIDYNLPEIFPNRPWQNQILVSLFSGSPLYQLDLNHRFGHIRNGLSQPELDDFVLASAVHTIHTKKPNVMFVHFTDLDTQRHYHGFSSNETKAAIHRHDERLGKIIHALKESGIYEESTIIALGDHSALSENKAIQLNVLFHQKGLLSVNKKGKLIDWKAYCQSCDGSAYVHVKDKNDTETIREVQLLLEELLQDKESGIEFILHDEAAKERGADGNCLFMIEAREGYYFIENYVGDFIKEITREDVTSSKKYTFGTHGYSPTKPNYETIFMAAGKGIRSGVIVPYMRLIDEGPTIARLLGLHLGETDGTVIEDLLQL; encoded by the coding sequence ATGAATAAACCATTAACGAATCGTGTCATTATTTTATCTTTTGACTGTTTATCAGCTTTAGATTTTCCTATATTACAAAAACTTCCTCATTTCCAATATTTAATAAATAAGGGTGCGATTGCGAAAAAAGTAGAGCCGATTTATCCTTCTGTAACATATCCGAGCCATACAACCATCGTAACCGGCAACTACCCTAATAAACATGGTGTTGTCAACAATACGTTACTTCAACCAGGCCGTGAGTCACCAGATTGGCATTGGTATCGTAAATCTATTAACGGAACAACATTATATGATGAAGCACACAAAGCCAATTTAACGACAGCAGCGCTTCTATGGCCTGTTACTGGTAGAGCAAAAATTGATTATAATTTACCAGAAATTTTCCCAAATAGACCGTGGCAAAATCAAATTTTAGTTTCATTATTTAGCGGTAGCCCACTATATCAACTAGATCTGAATCATCGCTTTGGTCATATAAGAAACGGATTGTCACAACCTGAGCTTGATGATTTCGTTCTCGCTTCTGCTGTGCATACAATTCATACAAAAAAGCCTAATGTGATGTTCGTACACTTTACTGATTTAGACACACAGAGACATTATCATGGCTTTTCTTCTAATGAAACAAAAGCCGCTATTCATAGACACGATGAACGTTTAGGAAAAATTATTCATGCATTAAAGGAAAGTGGTATATATGAGGAAAGTACAATTATTGCACTCGGTGACCATAGCGCTTTAAGTGAAAATAAAGCAATTCAATTAAATGTTCTCTTCCATCAAAAAGGACTCCTATCCGTAAATAAAAAAGGAAAATTGATAGATTGGAAAGCTTATTGTCAAAGCTGTGATGGATCTGCCTATGTACACGTAAAAGATAAAAATGATACCGAAACTATTAGAGAGGTTCAACTTCTTCTTGAAGAGCTTCTTCAAGATAAAGAAAGCGGTATTGAATTTATCCTTCATGATGAAGCTGCAAAAGAACGCGGTGCCGATGGCAATTGCTTATTTATGATAGAAGCCAGAGAAGGGTATTATTTCATTGAAAATTATGTAGGTGATTTCATAAAAGAAATTACTAGAGAAGATGTAACTTCTAGTAAAAAGTATACGTTTGGTACACACGGATACTCTCCAACAAAACCTAACTATGAAACAATTTTTATGGCCGCTGGAAAAGGAATTCGAAGCGGGGTTATCGTCCCATATATGAGGCTCATCGATGAAGGCCCTACTATTGCACGATTACTCGGTTTGCACTTAGGTGAAACAGATGGAACCGTCATAGAGGATTTACTTCAATTGTAA
- the proS gene encoding proline--tRNA ligase yields MAKEQVQAITKMEEDFAQWYTDIVKKAELVDYSSVKGCMILRPYGYALWENMQKVMDEKLKESGHENVYMPMFIPESLLQKEKDHVEGFAPEVAWVTHGGDEKLAERLCVRPTSETLFCEHFSKIVQSYNDLPKLYNQWCSVVRWEKTTRPFLRTTEFLWQEGHTIHETAEESQTETLNILNLYASFCEEYLAIPVIKGQKTDKEKFAGAKATYTIESLMHDGKALQTGTSHNFGTNFSEAFDIKFLDRNGKWQYVHQTSWGVSTRMIGGLIMVHSDNNGLVMPPKVAPLQVVIVPIAQHKEGVLEKATELQGRIQKVARVKIDASNKTPGWKFNEYEMKGVPIRLEVGPKDIEKNQVVLVRRDTKEKEFISMDQLEERITSLLDEIHHSLLKKAKAFRDESTYSVTSFEEMKKLADEKQGFIKAMWCGNLACEEKLKEEVGVSSRCIPFEQECLAEECICCDKKAKHMVYWGKAY; encoded by the coding sequence ATGGCAAAAGAACAAGTACAGGCCATTACAAAGATGGAGGAAGACTTTGCGCAGTGGTATACCGATATTGTAAAAAAAGCAGAGCTTGTTGATTATTCAAGTGTGAAAGGCTGTATGATTTTACGTCCATATGGCTATGCATTGTGGGAGAATATGCAGAAAGTGATGGATGAAAAATTAAAAGAATCCGGTCATGAAAATGTATATATGCCAATGTTTATTCCAGAGAGTTTACTGCAAAAAGAAAAGGATCATGTTGAAGGTTTTGCTCCTGAAGTAGCATGGGTTACGCATGGTGGAGATGAGAAACTGGCGGAAAGACTTTGTGTACGTCCGACATCTGAAACGCTATTTTGCGAGCATTTTTCAAAAATTGTTCAATCTTATAATGATTTACCGAAATTATATAATCAGTGGTGTTCAGTAGTTCGTTGGGAAAAAACGACAAGACCGTTCCTTCGCACAACTGAATTTTTATGGCAAGAAGGTCATACAATTCATGAAACCGCAGAGGAATCTCAAACTGAAACATTAAATATTTTAAATTTATATGCTTCCTTCTGTGAAGAGTATTTAGCAATTCCAGTTATTAAAGGACAAAAAACAGATAAAGAAAAATTTGCAGGAGCGAAAGCGACTTATACGATTGAAAGCTTAATGCATGATGGAAAAGCACTTCAGACAGGAACATCTCATAATTTTGGAACGAACTTCTCTGAAGCATTTGATATTAAGTTTTTAGATCGTAATGGTAAGTGGCAATATGTACATCAAACTTCTTGGGGTGTATCAACAAGAATGATAGGTGGACTTATTATGGTTCATAGTGATAATAATGGACTTGTTATGCCACCAAAGGTTGCACCATTACAAGTTGTAATCGTACCTATCGCTCAGCATAAAGAAGGAGTTTTAGAAAAAGCAACAGAGTTACAAGGACGCATTCAAAAGGTTGCACGTGTAAAAATAGATGCTAGCAATAAAACACCTGGATGGAAATTTAATGAGTATGAAATGAAGGGTGTTCCAATTAGATTAGAAGTTGGACCAAAGGATATTGAAAAGAACCAAGTAGTACTTGTAAGGCGTGACACAAAAGAAAAAGAATTCATATCAATGGATCAATTAGAAGAACGTATTACATCGTTACTTGATGAAATTCATCATTCTTTATTGAAAAAGGCGAAGGCATTTCGTGATGAGAGCACATATAGTGTGACAAGTTTTGAAGAAATGAAGAAATTAGCTGATGAAAAACAAGGATTTATTAAGGCGATGTGGTGCGGAAATCTTGCTTGTGAAGAGAAATTAAAAGAAGAAGTTGGTGTATCTTCACGTTGTATACCATTTGAACAGGAGTGCTTAGCAGAAGAATGTATCTGTTGTGACAAAAAAGCAAAGCATATGGTGTATTGGGGGAAAGCATATTAA
- a CDS encoding YesK-like family protein gives MDWMDGFGIFYIIGGITIFLVFAISYLLKRRFPNKQFDIIFSLIVILLCLAFFPVTMIVIGGWEGMGYGFICFFVLIGTLIGMIAHQMVKVFRKSYV, from the coding sequence ATGGATTGGATGGATGGCTTTGGTATATTTTATATCATCGGAGGTATTACCATTTTCCTTGTATTTGCTATTTCATATTTACTAAAGAGACGTTTTCCGAATAAACAGTTTGATATTATATTCTCCCTTATTGTAATACTTCTTTGTTTAGCATTTTTTCCTGTTACAATGATCGTTATTGGAGGATGGGAAGGAATGGGTTATGGATTTATTTGTTTCTTTGTTTTAATCGGTACACTTATTGGAATGATTGCTCACCAAATGGTAAAAGTGTTTAGGAAAAGCTACGTATAA
- a CDS encoding DUF1992 domain-containing protein, with protein MDVFLSIAEEKVRQAIRNGDLDNIPGKGKPLQLEDLSMVPPDLRMSYKILKNAGMIPAEMELQKDILKIEDLIACCYDEVERIKLREELTAKTLRFEQLMEKRKIQGNSVFRMYQDKVYRKLR; from the coding sequence GTGGATGTTTTCTTGAGCATTGCTGAAGAAAAAGTTCGTCAAGCAATCCGTAATGGGGATCTTGATAATATTCCTGGAAAAGGAAAGCCACTGCAATTAGAAGACCTTTCAATGGTACCTCCAGACCTAAGAATGAGCTATAAAATATTAAAAAATGCAGGAATGATTCCAGCGGAGATGGAATTGCAAAAAGATATATTGAAAATAGAGGATTTGATTGCTTGTTGTTATGATGAGGTGGAGAGAATAAAATTACGAGAAGAGCTAACGGCAAAAACGCTGCGTTTCGAGCAGTTAATGGAAAAGCGAAAAATTCAAGGTAATTCGGTATTTCGTATGTATCAAGACAAAGTATATCGTAAATTACGCTAA
- a CDS encoding glycosyl hydrolase family 18 protein → MRSKKLTLLFLSLLLFLPLFLTNFITPNLASADSPKTNQKIIGYFPSWGIYGRNYQVTDIDASKLTHLNYAFADICWNGKHGNPSTHPDNPNKQTWACKESGVPLQNKEIPNGTLVLGEPWADVNKSFPGSGTTWEDCDKYARCGNFGELKRLKAKYPHLKTIISVGGWTWSNRFSDVAADETTRKVFAESTVAFIREYGFDGVDLDWEYPGVETIPGGSYRPEDKQNFTLLLQDVRNALNKAGKEDGKEYLLTIASGASQRYADHTELNKISQIVDWINIMTYDFHGGWEATSNHNAALYKDPNDPASDTKYYVDGAIEIYKTEGVPADKLVLGVPFYGRGWKSCGKDNNGQYQPCKPGSDGKLASKGTWDDYSTGDTGVYDYGDLAANYVNKNGFVRYWNDAAKVPYLYNQTTGTFISYDDNESMKYKTDYIKAKGLSGAMFWELSGDCRTSPKYSCSGPKLLDTLVTELLGGPINQKDTEAPTNVKNITITNKNSNSVQLNWTASTDNVGVTEYEVASEVEKWTTKTNNITIKNLKPNTEYTFSVIAKDAAGNKSQPTSITVKTDDANTTPPGGNGNVTFSVTSNWGSGYNFSIIMKNTGTTPIKNWTLEFDYSGTLTQVWDSKIVSKTNNHYVITNAGWNGEIPPDGTITIGGAGAGVPAEILNTIISSN, encoded by the coding sequence ATGAGGTCAAAAAAACTTACACTACTATTCCTATCTCTGCTACTCTTCTTACCTCTTTTTCTTACAAACTTTATTACTCCTAATCTCGCATCAGCTGATTCACCAAAAACAAACCAAAAAATTATTGGGTACTTTCCTTCATGGGGTATCTACGGTCGTAATTATCAAGTTACTGATATCGATGCATCAAAACTTACTCATTTAAACTATGCTTTCGCCGATATTTGCTGGAATGGGAAACATGGAAACCCTTCTACACATCCCGACAATCCTAATAAACAAACGTGGGCATGTAAAGAGTCCGGCGTACCACTGCAAAATAAAGAAATCCCTAATGGTACTCTCGTACTAGGCGAACCTTGGGCTGATGTCAATAAATCTTTTCCTGGTTCAGGAACAACTTGGGAAGATTGTGATAAATATGCCCGCTGCGGAAATTTCGGTGAATTAAAACGATTAAAAGCTAAATATCCTCACTTAAAAACCATTATTTCAGTTGGGGGCTGGACTTGGTCTAATCGTTTTTCTGATGTAGCCGCTGATGAAACTACTAGAAAAGTATTCGCAGAATCTACAGTAGCTTTCATTCGTGAATACGGATTTGACGGTGTCGATTTAGACTGGGAATATCCAGGTGTTGAAACGATTCCGGGAGGTAGTTATCGACCGGAAGATAAACAAAATTTCACCCTTCTTCTTCAAGATGTAAGAAATGCTTTAAATAAAGCAGGAAAAGAGGATGGAAAAGAATACTTATTAACAATTGCCTCGGGCGCAAGTCAACGTTATGCAGATCATACAGAACTAAATAAAATCTCTCAAATCGTCGACTGGATTAACATTATGACATATGATTTTCATGGTGGATGGGAAGCGACTTCTAATCATAACGCAGCGTTATACAAAGACCCTAACGATCCAGCAAGTGATACGAAATATTACGTAGATGGAGCTATAGAAATTTATAAAACTGAAGGGGTTCCAGCAGATAAACTTGTATTAGGTGTACCTTTTTACGGCCGTGGCTGGAAAAGTTGCGGAAAAGATAATAATGGACAATATCAACCTTGTAAACCAGGTAGTGATGGAAAACTAGCTTCTAAAGGAACTTGGGATGATTATTCTACAGGTGATACAGGTGTATATGATTACGGCGATTTAGCGGCTAATTATGTAAATAAAAATGGCTTTGTACGCTATTGGAACGATGCAGCTAAAGTACCTTATTTGTACAATCAAACTACAGGAACGTTTATTAGCTATGATGATAATGAATCTATGAAATATAAAACAGACTATATAAAAGCAAAAGGACTAAGTGGTGCAATGTTTTGGGAACTGAGTGGTGATTGCCGCACAAGTCCAAAATATAGCTGTAGTGGTCCAAAATTACTAGATACGTTAGTAACAGAATTACTAGGTGGACCGATTAACCAAAAAGATACCGAAGCGCCAACCAATGTTAAAAACATTACTATTACAAATAAAAACTCAAATTCAGTTCAATTAAACTGGACTGCATCCACTGATAACGTAGGAGTTACTGAATATGAAGTTGCTTCTGAAGTCGAAAAATGGACTACGAAGACAAATAACATTACAATCAAAAACTTAAAACCTAATACAGAATATACCTTTTCAGTCATAGCAAAAGATGCTGCTGGGAATAAGTCACAACCTACTTCTATTACTGTCAAAACAGATGATGCTAATACAACACCGCCTGGTGGAAATGGTAATGTGACATTTTCAGTCACTTCAAATTGGGGAAGTGGTTATAACTTCTCTATTATCATGAAGAATACCGGAACGACACCTATTAAAAACTGGACATTAGAATTTGATTATAGCGGCACTTTAACACAAGTTTGGGATTCTAAAATTGTTAGTAAAACAAACAATCATTATGTCATTACTAATGCGGGATGGAATGGTGAAATTCCTCCTGATGGAACAATTACAATTGGTGGTGCTGGAGCAGGAGTTCCAGCAGAAATTCTCAATACTATTATAAGCAGTAACTAA
- a CDS encoding ABC-F family ATP-binding cassette domain-containing protein — protein sequence MSILTVENLRHSYGEKTILYNACFRLLKGEHVGLVGRNGVGKSTLLRLLTGEMIHDDGIVEWFPRVKIGFLQQHADLQEGVTIEDYLQSAFSDLYTIEREMLEITEEMAKTNELEKLLVQYGELQSILESSNFYQIHTEIEEVVGGLGLIELGMEKDVSKLSGGQRTKLLLGKLLLEKADVLLLDEPTNYLDAVHIEWLQTYLKMYENAYIVISHDEVFLNNITNGIYHLEEQIIKRYSGNYEQFLQSYQLQKKQLQLAYTKQQKEITHLESFIRKNKVRKAKQAKSREKVLEKMKKVGKPNDVSRACFDFQVHIEPVSRILQAEKIQIGYKEPFFPEINLQVKKGEKIAIVGHNGIGKTTILKTLLGKIKPLNGSVYIGERVKPAYFAQEEFATEITAVERIWSGRPDMTRKEIRQALAKCGLKEEHILKPSHSLSGGEQTKVRLCELIVSKSNVLVLDEPTNHLDIETKEALQEALNRYKGTILIVSHEPSFYEKWITKIWNIEEWGLR from the coding sequence ATGAGTATATTAACAGTAGAAAATTTAAGGCATTCATATGGAGAGAAGACGATTTTATATAATGCGTGTTTTCGATTATTAAAAGGTGAACATGTTGGACTTGTAGGTAGGAATGGCGTAGGAAAATCAACATTATTGCGTCTGTTAACAGGTGAAATGATACATGATGATGGAATAGTTGAATGGTTTCCTCGTGTGAAAATTGGCTTTTTACAGCAACATGCGGATTTACAAGAGGGGGTAACGATTGAGGACTACTTACAAAGTGCATTTTCGGATTTGTATACAATTGAACGTGAAATGCTAGAAATCACGGAAGAGATGGCGAAAACAAATGAATTAGAAAAATTATTAGTACAGTATGGAGAGCTACAAAGTATACTCGAAAGTTCTAATTTTTATCAAATTCATACAGAAATTGAAGAGGTAGTGGGCGGTTTAGGTTTGATTGAGTTAGGTATGGAAAAGGACGTTTCAAAATTAAGTGGGGGCCAACGTACAAAGTTATTACTTGGGAAACTTCTTTTGGAGAAGGCGGATGTTTTATTGTTAGATGAGCCGACAAACTATTTAGACGCAGTTCATATAGAATGGTTACAAACCTATTTAAAAATGTATGAGAATGCTTATATTGTTATTTCGCATGATGAAGTGTTTTTAAATAATATTACGAACGGCATCTATCATTTAGAAGAACAAATCATTAAACGCTATTCAGGGAATTATGAACAATTTTTGCAAAGCTACCAACTACAAAAGAAGCAATTACAATTGGCATATACAAAACAACAAAAAGAGATTACACATTTAGAGAGCTTTATTCGGAAAAATAAAGTTCGAAAAGCAAAGCAAGCAAAAAGTCGTGAAAAGGTATTGGAGAAAATGAAAAAGGTTGGAAAACCTAATGATGTATCTCGTGCATGTTTTGATTTTCAAGTGCACATTGAACCGGTGAGCCGTATATTACAGGCGGAGAAAATTCAAATCGGCTATAAAGAACCGTTCTTTCCAGAAATTAATTTGCAAGTAAAAAAAGGCGAAAAGATTGCAATTGTTGGCCATAATGGAATAGGAAAAACAACAATATTAAAAACATTACTAGGAAAAATAAAACCATTAAATGGTTCCGTTTATATTGGAGAACGGGTAAAACCAGCTTATTTTGCACAAGAGGAATTTGCTACAGAGATAACAGCAGTAGAGCGAATATGGTCAGGACGTCCGGATATGACACGAAAAGAAATTCGGCAAGCTTTAGCAAAGTGTGGATTAAAGGAAGAACATATTTTAAAACCTAGCCATTCATTAAGTGGTGGAGAACAAACGAAAGTCCGTTTATGTGAACTTATCGTATCTAAAAGCAATGTTTTAGTTTTGGATGAACCAACTAATCATTTGGATATAGAGACTAAGGAAGCCTTGCAGGAGGCGTTGAATCGATACAAAGGAACTATTTTAATTGTTTCGCACGAGCCTTCTTTTTATGAAAAGTGGATTACGAAAATATGGAATATAGAAGAGTGGGGCTTAAGATAA
- a CDS encoding TetR/AcrR family transcriptional regulator translates to MRRSAEEIKKEIAYKAESLFSRKGYAATSMEEICEITERSKGSIYYHFKSKEELFLFVVKQHTYDWLEKWNEKEKLYVTNIEKLYGLAEYYVEDIQQPISSAIEEFSMSQVVSKEILDEMLALTRESYGIFEKLIGTGIQSGEFREDNTRDLMYIVNGLLSGLGVLYYELDYKELKRIYKKAIDVLLKGMAAE, encoded by the coding sequence ATGAGAAGAAGCGCAGAAGAGATAAAGAAAGAAATTGCATATAAAGCAGAAAGTCTGTTTTCACGAAAAGGCTATGCAGCTACATCTATGGAAGAAATTTGTGAAATTACAGAGCGAAGTAAAGGAAGTATTTATTATCATTTTAAAAGTAAAGAAGAATTATTTTTATTTGTAGTAAAACAGCATACGTATGATTGGCTTGAAAAATGGAATGAAAAAGAGAAGTTGTATGTTACTAATATTGAGAAATTATATGGTCTCGCAGAATATTATGTAGAAGACATACAGCAACCAATTTCTAGTGCAATAGAAGAGTTTTCTATGAGCCAAGTTGTAAGCAAAGAGATTTTAGATGAAATGCTAGCTTTAACAAGAGAATCATATGGTATTTTTGAGAAATTAATTGGAACAGGTATACAATCCGGAGAATTCCGTGAAGATAATACTCGCGACCTTATGTATATTGTAAACGGATTATTATCAGGGCTTGGAGTACTTTACTATGAGTTAGATTATAAAGAGTTAAAACGAATTTATAAAAAGGCAATAGATGTATTGTTAAAAGGGATGGCGGCTGAATAA
- a CDS encoding MFS transporter yields the protein MKKMSRQEKSWILYDWANSVYSLVITTALFPIYFKAAAKEAGLSGATSTAFWGYANSFSTLLISILAPILGTVADYKGFKKRFFTFFFGLGIIFTSMLAVVPTSQWYLLLGCYMLALVGFAGANIFYDAFLVDVTSKDRMDRISTRGFALGYIGSTIPFIGCIALIILAQKGTIPLSVGIASQISFAITALWWGLFTIPMLKNVEQINYIERHPKPITMSFKRLASTFKNIKEYKTIFIFLIAYFFYIDGVDTIITMSTAYGTDLGISATNLLIILFVTQIVACPFALLYGKLSETFTGKKMLYVGIIIYIIICTYAYFLKTTLDFWILAMLVATSQGGIQALSRSYFAKLVPKESANEFFGFYNIFGKFAAIMGPVLVGITTQLTGKTNAGVLSIIVLFIIGGILLTKVPENDTSVTTPTPNSKTI from the coding sequence ATGAAAAAAATGTCCAGACAAGAAAAAAGCTGGATATTGTATGATTGGGCAAATTCGGTATATTCGCTCGTCATTACAACTGCATTATTTCCGATTTACTTCAAAGCAGCCGCAAAAGAAGCTGGACTATCTGGAGCAACTTCAACAGCCTTTTGGGGATATGCAAACTCGTTCTCCACACTTTTAATTTCTATACTTGCTCCTATCCTTGGCACAGTTGCTGATTATAAAGGATTTAAAAAACGCTTTTTCACATTCTTTTTTGGACTCGGTATTATTTTTACAAGTATGTTAGCTGTTGTTCCAACATCTCAGTGGTACTTATTATTAGGATGTTATATGCTCGCGCTAGTCGGATTTGCTGGAGCAAACATTTTTTATGATGCATTTTTAGTGGATGTTACCTCTAAAGATAGAATGGATCGTATTTCAACGAGAGGCTTTGCATTAGGGTATATTGGAAGTACGATTCCTTTTATCGGTTGTATCGCTCTTATTATCCTTGCACAAAAAGGGACTATCCCCTTATCTGTTGGCATTGCTAGTCAAATTTCCTTTGCAATTACAGCTCTTTGGTGGGGACTATTTACAATTCCAATGCTCAAAAATGTGGAACAGATAAACTATATTGAACGTCATCCAAAACCAATTACAATGAGCTTTAAACGACTTGCTAGCACTTTTAAAAATATTAAAGAATACAAAACTATATTTATATTCTTAATCGCTTACTTTTTTTATATTGATGGCGTAGACACAATTATTACTATGTCCACTGCTTATGGAACAGACCTTGGTATTAGTGCAACTAACCTATTAATCATTTTATTTGTAACACAAATTGTCGCTTGTCCATTCGCTTTACTGTACGGAAAACTATCAGAAACATTTACCGGTAAAAAAATGCTATATGTCGGTATTATTATTTATATCATCATTTGCACATACGCTTATTTCTTAAAAACAACGCTTGATTTTTGGATTTTGGCCATGCTAGTAGCTACTTCCCAAGGGGGTATTCAAGCACTTAGCCGCTCTTATTTTGCAAAACTAGTACCGAAAGAGTCCGCGAATGAATTCTTTGGATTTTATAATATCTTTGGTAAATTTGCAGCAATTATGGGTCCGGTATTAGTAGGTATCACAACGCAATTAACAGGAAAAACAAACGCTGGTGTACTTAGTATTATTGTGTTATTTATTATCGGCGGAATTCTTTTAACAAAGGTACCTGAAAATGATACTTCCGTTACAACACCTACTCCTAACTCTAAAACAATATAA
- a CDS encoding helix-turn-helix transcriptional regulator, which yields MYQLYTDVVKKILQVRRNGVKNQIYELRTENNISQGVLADKCKVSRQTINAIENNKYDPSLALAFRLAEVLGTTVDKLFLYKQ from the coding sequence ATGTACCAACTATATACTGATGTTGTAAAAAAGATTTTACAGGTTAGGAGAAATGGTGTGAAAAATCAAATCTATGAATTACGCACTGAAAATAATATTTCACAGGGTGTATTAGCTGATAAGTGTAAAGTTTCAAGACAGACGATAAATGCAATTGAGAATAATAAATATGATCCAAGCTTAGCGTTAGCATTTCGTTTAGCCGAAGTATTAGGAACAACTGTCGATAAATTATTTTTGTATAAGCAGTAG